A DNA window from Daucus carota subsp. sativus chromosome 3, DH1 v3.0, whole genome shotgun sequence contains the following coding sequences:
- the LOC135151562 gene encoding L-Ala-D/L-amino acid epimerase-like — protein MAEGDNGMRLWFQEASFRRSYGRQLGLQLKGSGGGEGCGGEEAAVVMKEAVEEVAEVEVEMEMAGKMDMEFLLVRKPLWRLFGGVSNTITTGYAHPDCVIIIDANEGYTSTEAIQMKLTPILFEQPVHKDDWEGLGRVTQIAKEKYGVSVAADENCRGFADVKKIVEENLADIINIKLAKLGVVGAHEIIELAHASGLHLMISGMVETRISMGFASLLAAGLGCFKFIDLDAPNHLSEDPVVEGCEVYGPVYKFPNARGSPCFLDWDNILWTKDSPWESGVSAVNFERKKMALPIMKHYTEATDG, from the exons ATGGCGGAGGGAGACAACGGGATGAGGCTGTGGTTTCAGGAGGCGTCGTTTCGCCGGAGCTATGGAAGACAACTGGGGTTGCAATTGAAAGGCAGCGGTGGAGGTGAAGGATGTGGAGGAGAGGAGGCAGCGGTGGTGATGAAGGAGGCGGTGGAGGAGGTggcggaggtggaggtggagatggagatggcGGGGAAAATGGACATGGAG TTTCTTCTAGTTCGCAAACCTTTGTGGAGACTATTTGGTGGTGTTTCAAACACAATAACCACAG GCTACGCCCACCCTGATTGCGTGATTATCATAGATGCTAATGAAGGTTACACCTCTACTGAAGCTATTCAG ATGAAGCTGACTCCAATTCTTTTTGAGCAGCCAGTTCACAAGGATGACTGGGAAGGTCTTGGTCGGGTTACTCAGATTGCAAAAGAAAAGTATGGGGTATCTGTTGCCGCTGATGAAAATTGTCGGGGTTTTGCTGATGTAAAGAAGATAGTTGAAGAAAATCTAGCAGATATCATTAACATCAAGCTCGCCAAACTAGGGGTAGTAGGCGCCCATGAAATAATTGAGTTGGCACATGCATCTGGCCTGCATTTGATGATTAGTGGAATGGTTGAGACTAGAATTTCCATGGGCTTTGCTAGTCTTCTTGCTGCAGGGCTTGGGTGTTTTAA ATTCATTGACCTGGATGCACCAAATCATCTATCAGAAGATCCAGTTGTCGAGGGCTGTGAAG TTTATGGTCCTGTGTACAAGTTTCCAAATGCCAGAGGCAGCCCGTGTTTTCTTGATTGGGACAATATTTT GTGGACAAAAGATTCACCATGGGAATCAGGTGTGTCAGCTGTGAACTTTGAGCGGAAGAAGATGGCACTCCCCATAATGAAGCATTATACAGAGGCCACTGATGGTTAA
- the LOC108192717 gene encoding L-Ala-D/L-amino acid epimerase-like isoform X2, which yields MPVHKDDWEGLGRVTQIAKEKYGVSVAADENCRGFADVKKIVEENLADIINIKLAKLGVVGAHEIIELAHASGLHLMISGMVETRISMGFASLLAAGLGCFKFIDLDAPNHLSEDPVVEGCEVYGPVYKFPNARGSPCFLDWDNIL from the exons ATG CCAGTTCACAAGGATGACTGGGAAGGTCTTGGTCGGGTTACTCAGATTGCAAAAGAAAAGTATGGGGTATCTGTTGCCGCTGATGAAAATTGTCGGGGTTTTGCTGATGTAAAGAAGATAGTTGAAGAAAATCTAGCAGATATCATTAACATCAAGCTCGCCAAACTAGGGGTAGTAGGCGCCCATGAAATAATTGAGTTGGCACATGCATCTGGCCTGCATTTGATGATTAGTGGAATGGTTGAGACTAGAATTTCCATGGGCTTTGCTAGTCTTCTTGCTGCAGGGCTTGGGTGTTTTAA ATTCATTGACCTGGATGCACCAAATCATCTATCAGAAGATCCAGTTGTCGAGGGCTGTGAAG TTTATGGTCCTGTGTACAAGTTTCCAAATGCCAGAGGCAGCCCGTGTTTTCTTGATTGGGACAATATTTTGTA
- the LOC135151297 gene encoding uncharacterized protein At2g29880-like, with product MKARPRIESRVRLWRKQYFAIEEMRGPNCSGFGWNELDKSITCDKSIFEDWLKSHPNAKGLRNKSFPYYDELSQVFGKDRANGECVESPADAAEEIANEEENTPQQSEHRKENTEDEVSPRIDVQSADTNSRANKRLKADSLEIVKELTFGLQKISNVMETGNENIAKLTSCFQHESDGAKKRGLVNSELMKVAGLTAEEIIKAGRKIALDPLETDHFFSLPEDFRSTYVQALLLPD from the exons ATGAAAGCTCGACCACGTATTGAGTCTCGAGTCAGATTATGGAGGAAGCAATATTTTGCTATCGAAGAGATGCGTGGTCCAAATTGTAGCGGATTTGGCTGGAATGAATTAGATAAATCCATCACTTGTGATAAGAGTATTTTCGAAGACTGGTTAAAG AGTCATCCAAATGCCAAGGGACTAAGAAATAAATCATTTCCATATTATGATGAGCTTTCTCAAGTATTTGGCAAAGATAGAGCTAACGGTGAATGTGTCGAAAGCCCAGCTGACGCGGCGGAAGAAATTGCTAATGAGGAGGAGAATACACCACAACAATCCGAACATCGGAAAGAGAACACTGAAGATGAGGTAAGTCCTAGGATAGATGTTCAATCTGCTGACACAAATTCTCGTGCGAATAAAAGACTGAAAGCAGACTCTTTGGAAATTGTAAAAGAGCTTACTTTCGGATTGCAAAAAATTAGTAATGTGATGGAAACTGGAAATGAGAATATTGCAAAGCTAACTAGTTGTTTCCAGCATGAGTCTGACGGTGCTAAGAAAAGAGGCCTCGTAAACTCTGAGCTTATGAAGGTTGCAGGACTTACAGCTGAAGAAATCATCAAGGCAGGGAGAAAAATAGCACTTGATCCTTTGGAGACTGatcatttttttagtttacCAGAAGATTTTCGATCTACATATGTGCAAGCCTTGCTTCTTCCTGACTAG